Within the Sphingomonas sp. OV641 genome, the region TAGCAGAAACCCAAGCGCTAGGGAATAGTTGCATGGCGGCGCGTCCCTGCGGGACCGCGCTCTATCTCCGCTTGCGCTCCGACCGAGCCGCCATACCGGCGTCTCGTCCCTGCCGGGTGGCGATCGGCTTCACCAGCAGGGGAGCAAAGGGCAAGGCGATCGGCGAGTGCTGGGACAACCGGCGCATCGGCGACGGCCACTTCGAGATATTCATCCGGCCTGACCTCGCCCACGCCCCCGACGCGATGCCGGCGCAGATCGCCGCGATCCTCGCGCACGAGCTGGTCCACGCGGCGGTCGGGATCGCGGCCGGACACGGAAGAGCGTTTAAACGGGTCTCAGTCGGGCTGGGGCTGGTCGGGCCAATGCGCGCCACCACCCCCGGGGGCGCCTTCCTTTCCGCCATTGCACCGATCCTCGCTGCGGTCGGTCCCCTTCCCCATGCCAGACTCGATACAGGCAGCGC harbors:
- a CDS encoding transcription elongation protein SprT — encoded protein: MAARPCGTALYLRLRSDRAAIPASRPCRVAIGFTSRGAKGKAIGECWDNRRIGDGHFEIFIRPDLAHAPDAMPAQIAAILAHELVHAAVGIAAGHGRAFKRVSVGLGLVGPMRATTPGGAFLSAIAPILAAVGPLPHARLDTGSATTRPRKQAVRMLKCECSTCGYTVRTARKWLETAGAPLCPVEGHGPMRHDPVGDGTEDEHG